From the Lactobacillus johnsonii genome, the window GCATGAAAAGATTACTAACGATCTACCAGGTAATATGAAGTATTTAATGGACAATAGTACCAGAACTAAGCATATTGTTTTCCAAAATTATGTAGATTGGCAAACGTGGAAGAATAAATTACCAAATGATAAAAATGTTGATTTTAGATTTTTAGGTATGATTTATCCTCATCCAAGAGGAAACAAAATGCGTCCTGAAGCAGTTATTTTGACTAACTCAGACCAGATTGAACATTTAGATGAAGTAGTTCAAGCAATGCCAAATATTCATTTTAATATTGCGGCTATTACTGAAATGTCATCTAAGTTATTAGCTTTCAAAAAGTATAACAATGTTCGTTTATACCCTAATGCCACAACTAAACAAATTCAGGAATTGTATCAAACTAGTGATATTTATCTAGATATAAATCATGGTAATGAAATTTTGGATGCGGTTCGTGGTGCTTTTGAACAAAATATGTTAATTCTGGGATTTGAAAATACTTTGCACAATTCTCAATTTATTAGTTCAGAAAATGTATTTAAGCCGAATGAAGTTGATAAGATGGCAGATAAGATTTCAGATGCTTTATCTGATACAAATAATATGAGAGAGCTTATTGATGAGCAACGTTTACTTGCTGGGGATGTAAGTGTTGAACAGTATAAAGAGGTTATCGGCGATTTGAGAAATGAATAAAGAAAAGAAAAAATCGACGTTAGTGGAACAACACGCGTTGAAGCGATTAGAAAAAGTAGAAGAGAACCAGAGAAAAGCTTATGAAAAAAAGCAGAATGATTTTCCCTGGAAACAAATAACTATGGGATTACTTTTTGGAATAATTTTACTTTTGATGTTAATCCAAATGATAGTTAAATAAAAGAAGGCTAGTCTTATTGTGATTTATACTTTTTCAAACAAATAGTTAAAATATAAATTAAAAAATCAGTTCGTCAGTATTACGGACTGATTTTTTTCTGTTCTTTTTTAGTTTACCCTTGTCTTTTACTTGTTGAATAATAAAAAACGAATAAAGTTATATTATTTTTGCTTTTTTATTAATAATAAAATTTTATAAATAACAATTAAGAAAAATATTTTCTATTTTTTCTTTGATTTATCAACCTTTTTTCTTTTATTTAATTACCAAAGAGTTATTATAGAGTATGCAATAATAACAATTGAAATGCTTCTAATAAATAAAATTAATTGTAATATTATAGTAACGAGTAGGAAATGTTATGAAAGACAAAAAATTTAAGAAGAATCAAAAAAATAAATATGTCGATCCTAATAGTTTAAAGGAATCGGGAGACAGTTCTAACCCATATCTTAAAGAACTAGCAGCTTTAGCAGCAATTCTGGGAACTGGAGCTACAGGGGCAGCAATTTTACCTAATGATCGTGTATATGCTGCACAAACTTCTGTAGATGCTAAATCACAAATAGTTGGATCAGTATCTGAAAGTACGCAGACTGACTTGTCAAAAAAGGGAAACAGTAAATCTGATGAAAATGGAGTCAGTACTAGTAATTCAGAAGCTAAGAGTATGTCTACTTCTAGTTCAAAAAGCTTAAGGATCTCTCGGAGCGCATCTACCTCTTTGAGTCAATCGCAACAGATTTCACAATCTATGTCATTAAGTAATTCGCAGAGTCTTTCGGAGTCTTTAAGTTATTCTAAAAGTAAACTAAATTCTTCAAGTAATACTCAAAAAAAGATATCTAATTCTGAGACGCACAGTACTTTTAAATCTTCGAAGAATAAAAAAATAAGTGAAGAAAACTCTCTTACTTCAAGCTCAAATACTAACAGATCTAGTAATAAAACAAATATAAGAAATTTCTATTCTAGTGAGACCTCCTCTCTTGATAGAAGTCAAGGTCCTTTTCAAAGTAATACTAGTGAAATAAATAGCTTAAGTTTGAGCAGTAGACAGCTTATAGGTGAGAATTTTCAAATCCCTGTAGTTATTCAAAATTCTATTAACAATAGTTCTGATAATAAAACACAAACTAATAATAAAAAACTACAGATAGATAAATTGAATTTAACTGGTGTTTTTACCAACCTACTTCAAATTAATGATGAAAATGCAGTAGATGTAAGCACTAGTGCTGAATTTCAAAATGCTCTTAATAATTCAACTGTAAACGCTATTCGCTTGACAGCTAACATTGATTTAGGACAGTCAAGTATCGGAAGTATTCGAATTCCTCCTCGTAATCTGACAATTGATGGTGCTAATCATGACCTTAACTTAGGCAATAATTGTATTTGGCTCAATAATTCTGCTTCACCTAAGACTACCACGATTATTAAGTCTCTTAATCTTTATACGGCCAATAATCGTGGAGGCTTTGCCCTTACTAATTCCGGTGCAGAAACATTAATATATGATAATGTCCATGCTACTGGTGGAGCGGCAGTTTTTGCAGATACTTATGCTTCTAGTGGCTATCTAAAAACTTTTGAGATTCAAGGTCATACTACAATTGATGGAGTAAACTCATATAAATATAATGGCAATACTTATGACACGAGTTCTGCTAATTTTGTTGGGTATAGCACTTTGCTCTATGCCGGAAACGACTTAATTGTTGATGACAATGCGAGCTTAATCATTAATAACAATATGTCGGCGTATGATGTGGCAATGTTGGCCAATAATGGAGAACATGCTGTACGAGTTGGTGAAAATGCTACTTTAAGAATTAATAATACTTATAGTTATTCAGGTGGGGAAATTTGGAATAATGTCGGTAATATTGCTTTAACTAATGGTGAGGCGGAATTTACTGCTGGAAAAAATTCAAATATTAATTTAAGTACCAGTGGAGCAAATATTTACATTGCGAGTGGAAGTACGAATAACACTGTCAACTTTGAAGCAGCAACTAATACTACTTTTTCTGGTAATACTAATTTCTACTTCGGTGGATCGGATAATACGGTAAATATTGATGATCCAGCTCATGTGATTTTAAATACAACGACTGGAACGACTTACTCTACTAACTCTTCAAATCTTACAATAAATGCTACTGATACAAACGTAATTGTAACTAAGAATGGGGTAACTAAGAGATCAAATTATTTTGCTAATAATCGAAGTACGGTTAACGGAACAAATTATACAATTGGGATAACTATTGGTGAGCAAAATAATGGTGAAACGGCTGTTAAAAATGTAATGGCCGATATTAATAAGTCAGGTACAACTAGGGTAGAATATACTAGTGAAACTCAACACTCAGAAAGTATTTCGGATTCTATAAGAACGTCGGAAAGTATCTCTACAGCTATTATTGAAAGTGAGTCAACTAGTGCTAGTGAACGAGAAAGTGAAAGCCTAAGCAACTCGGTGTCAATGAGTGAGAGTTTGAGTAACTCAGTATCAATGAGAGAAAGCTTGAGCAATTCAGTATCGATGAGCGAAAGCTTAAGTAACTCAGTAAGCATGAGCGAAAGTCTAAGTAACTCAGTAAGCATGAGTGAAAGCTTAAGCAACTCAGTGTCAATGAGCAAAAGCTTAAGTAACTCGGTGTCAATGAGTGAGAGTTTGAGTAACTCAGTATCAATGAGTGAAAGCTTAAGCAACTCAGTGTCAATGAGCGAAAGCTTAAGTAACTCGGTGTCAATGAGTGAGAGTTTGAGTAACTCAGTATCAATGAGCGAAAGTCTAAGTAACTCAGTATCGATGAGTGAAAGCTTGAGTAACTCAGTAAGCATGAGCGAAAGCTTAAGTAACTCAGTAAGCATGAGCGAGAGTTTGAGCAACTCAGTAAGTATGAGTGAAAGCTTGAGTAACTCGGTATCGATGAGTGAGAGTTTGAGCAACTCAGTATCGATGAGTGAGAGCTTGAGCAACTCAGTAAGCATGAGTGAAAGTTTAAGTAACTCAGTAAGTATGAGTGAAAGCTTGAGTAACTCAGTAAGCATGAGCGAGAGTTTGAGTAACTCAGTAAGTATGAGCGAGAGCTTGAGTAATTCAGTAAGCATGAGCGAGAGCTTAAGTAACTCAGTGTCAATGAGTGAAAGCTTGAGCAACTCAGTAAGTATGAGTGAAAGCTTAAGCAACTCAGTGTCAATGAGCGAAAGCTTAAGTAACTCGGTGTCAATGAGTGAGAGTTTGAGTAACTCAGTATCAATGAGCGAAAGTCTAAGTAACTCAGTATCGATGAGTGAAAGCTTGAGCAACTCGGTATCAATGAGCGAAAGCTTATCTAACTCAGTATCGATGAGTGAAAGCTTAAGCAATTCAGTAAGCATGAGTGAGAGTTTGAGTAACTCAGTAAGCATGAGTGAGAGCTTAAGTAACTCAGTAAGCATGAGTGAGAGCCTAAGCAACTCAGTAAGCATGAGTGAAAGCTTAAGCAACTCAGTATCAATGAGTGAGAGCTTAAGCAACTCAGTGTCAATGAGTGAAAGCTTGAGCAACTCAGTAAGTATGAGTGAAAGCTTGAGTAACTCAGTATCGATGAGCGAGAGTTTGAGTAACTCAGTAAGTATGAGCGAAAGCTTGAGCAACTCAGTAAGCATGAGTGAAAGCTTAAGTAACTCAGTAAGCATGAGCGAAAGCTTAAGCAATTCAGTAAGTATGAGTGAAAGCTTGAGCAATTCGGTATCAATGAGCGAAAGCTTATCTAACTCAGTATCGATGAGTGAAAGCTTAAGCAATTCGGTAAGCATGAGTGAAAGCTTAAGCAATTCAGTAAGCATGAGCGAGAGCTTAAGTAACTCAGTAAGCATGAGTGAAAGTTTGAGTAACTCAGTAAGCATGAGTGAGAGCTTGAGCAATTCGGTATCCATGAGTGAAAGCTTGAGTAACTCAGTAAGCATGAGTGAGAGCTTGAGCAATTCGGTATCCATGAGTGAAAGCTTGAGTAACTCAGTATCGATGAGTGAAAGCTTGAGCAACTCAGTAAGCATGAGTGAAAGCTTAAGTAACTCAGTAAGCATGAGTGAAAGCTTAAGTAACTCAGTAAGCATGAGCGAAAGCTTAAGCAATTCAGTAAGTATGAGTGAAAGCTTGAGCAACTCGGTATCAATGAGCGAAAGCTTATCTAACTCAGTATCGATGAGTGAAAGCTTAAGCAACTCGGTATCAATGAGCGAAAGCTTATCTAACTCAGTATCGATGAGTGAAAGCTTAAGCAATTCGGTAAGCATGAGTGAAAGCTTAAGCAATTCAGTAAGCATGAGCGAGAGCTTAAGTAACTCAGTAAGCATGAGTGAAAGTTTGAGTAACTCAGTAAGCATGAGTGAGAGCTTGAGCAATTCGGTATCCATGAGTGAAAGCTTGAGTAACTCAGTAAGTATGAGTGAAAGCTTGAGCAACTCAGTAAGCATGAGTGAAAGCTTAAGTAACTCAGTAAGCATGAGTGAAAGCTTAAGTAACTCAGTAAGCATGAGCGAAAGCTTAAGCAATTCAGTAAGTATGAGTGAAAGCTTGAGCAACTCGGTATCAATGAGCGAAAGCTTATCTAGCTCAGTATCGATGAGTGAAAGCTTAAGCAACTCAGTAAGTATGAGTGAAAGCTTGAGCAACTCGGTATCAATGAGCGAAAGCTTATCTAACTCAGTATCGATGAGTGAAAGCTTAAGCAATTCGGTAAGCATGAGTGAAAGCTTGAGCAACTCAGTAAGTATGAGTGAGAGTTTGAGTAACTCAGTAAGCATGAGTGAGAGTTTGAGTAACTCAGTAAGCATGAGTGAGAGCTTAAGTAACTCAGTAAGTATGAGTGAGAGCTTGAGCAATTCGGTATCAATGAGTGAAAGCTTAAGTAACTCGGTATCAATGAGTGAGAGCTTGAGCAACTCAGTAAGTATGAGTGAGAGTTTGAGTAACTCAGTAAGTATGAGCGAAAGTTTGAGTAACTCAGTAAGCATGAGCGAAAGCTTAAGTAATTCAGTAAGCATGAGTGAGAGCTTGAGCAACTCAGTAAGCATGAGTGAAAGTTTGAGTAACTCAGTAAGCATGAGTGAAAGCTTAAGTAACTCAGTAAGCATGAGTGAAAGCTTAAGCAACTCAGTAAGCATGAGTGAGAGCTTAAGCAACTCAGTGTCAATGAGTGAAAGCTTGAGCAACTCAGTAAGCATGAGTGAAAGTTTAAGTAACTCAGTAAGCATGAGTGAAAGTCTAAGCAACTCAGTATCAATGAGTGGGAGCTTATCTAACTCAGTATCGATGAGTGAAAGCTTAAGTAACTCAGTAAGCATGAGCGAGAGCTTGAGTAACTCGGTATCAATGAGTGAAAGCTTAAGTAACTCGGTATCAATGAGTGAAAGCTTGAGCAACTCAGTAAGTATGAGTGAGAGCTTAAGCAACTCGGTATCAATGAGTGAGAGTTTGAGTAACTCAGTAAGTATGAGCGAAAGCTTAAGCAACTCAGTATCGATGAGTAAGAGCTTGAGCAACTCAGTAAGCATGAGTGAAAGTTTAAGCAACTCAGTAAGCATGAGCGAGAGCTTGAGCAACTCAGTATCGATGAGTGAGAGTTTGAGTAACTCAGTAAGTATGAGCGAAAGCTTGAGCAACTCAGTAAGCATGAGTGAAAGTTTAAGTAACTCAGTAAGCATGAGCGAAAGCTTAAGCAATTCAGTAAGTATGAGTGAAAGCTTGAGCAACTCGGTATCAATGAGCGAAAGCTTATCTAACTCAGTATCGATGAGTGAAAGCTTAAGCAATTTGGTAAGCATGAGTGAAAGCTTAAGCAATTCAGTAAGCATGAGTGAGAGTTTGAGTAACTCAGTAAGCATGAGCGAAAGCTTAAGCAATTCAGTAAGCATGAGTGAAAGTTTGAGTAACTCAGTAAGCATGAGTGAAAGCTTAAGTAACTCGACAAGTATGAGCGAAAGCTTAAGTAAGTCGGTATCAATGAGTGAAAGCATGAGCGAGAGTTTAAGCAACTCGGTATCAATGAGCGAGAGCTTGAGTAACTCAGTAAGCATGAGCGAAAGCCTAAGTAACTCAGTAAGTATGAGTAAGAGCATGAGCAACTCAGTAAGCATGAGCGAAAGCCTAAGTAACTCAGTAAGCATGAGCGAGAGTCTAAGCAACTCAGTATCAATGAGTGAAAGCTTAAGTAACTCAGTAAGCATGAGCGAGAGCCTAAGCAACTCGGTATCAATGAGCGAAAGCTTAAGTAACTCAGTAAGCATGAGTGAGAGTTTGAGTAACTCAGTAAGCATGAGTGAGAGTTTGAGTAACTCAGTAAGCATGAGCGA encodes:
- the gtfB gene encoding accessory Sec system glycosylation chaperone GtfB — encoded protein: MINLFENLDVESTDFLRSQLFANLKIPSVVINDDGFLPIEVDSPFKFYCGFGDENTPLYFDRLKVPEFHRIVATASKGEVYDLYEKRADIFFLATDNTRLIKEVHWLDKNGNLSWIDHYNRQGKLFAKTYVNNGQQVLKRYFNKDGKEVITQYLVSGDIFLHEENNERYFANLAQFVTYYLRKKKYQLDHIFYNTLNQSMMVSLGLQNDGSDTLFWHEKITNDLPGNMKYLMDNSTRTKHIVFQNYVDWQTWKNKLPNDKNVDFRFLGMIYPHPRGNKMRPEAVILTNSDQIEHLDEVVQAMPNIHFNIAAITEMSSKLLAFKKYNNVRLYPNATTKQIQELYQTSDIYLDINHGNEILDAVRGAFEQNMLILGFENTLHNSQFISSENVFKPNEVDKMADKISDALSDTNNMRELIDEQRLLAGDVSVEQYKEVIGDLRNE
- a CDS encoding pectate lyase-like adhesive domain-containing protein, with amino-acid sequence MKDKKFKKNQKNKYVDPNSLKESGDSSNPYLKELAALAAILGTGATGAAILPNDRVYAAQTSVDAKSQIVGSVSESTQTDLSKKGNSKSDENGVSTSNSEAKSMSTSSSKSLRISRSASTSLSQSQQISQSMSLSNSQSLSESLSYSKSKLNSSSNTQKKISNSETHSTFKSSKNKKISEENSLTSSSNTNRSSNKTNIRNFYSSETSSLDRSQGPFQSNTSEINSLSLSSRQLIGENFQIPVVIQNSINNSSDNKTQTNNKKLQIDKLNLTGVFTNLLQINDENAVDVSTSAEFQNALNNSTVNAIRLTANIDLGQSSIGSIRIPPRNLTIDGANHDLNLGNNCIWLNNSASPKTTTIIKSLNLYTANNRGGFALTNSGAETLIYDNVHATGGAAVFADTYASSGYLKTFEIQGHTTIDGVNSYKYNGNTYDTSSANFVGYSTLLYAGNDLIVDDNASLIINNNMSAYDVAMLANNGEHAVRVGENATLRINNTYSYSGGEIWNNVGNIALTNGEAEFTAGKNSNINLSTSGANIYIASGSTNNTVNFEAATNTTFSGNTNFYFGGSDNTVNIDDPAHVILNTTTGTTYSTNSSNLTINATDTNVIVTKNGVTKRSNYFANNRSTVNGTNYTIGITIGEQNNGETAVKNVMADINKSGTTRVEYTSETQHSESISDSIRTSESISTAIIESESTSASERESESLSNSVSMSESLSNSVSMRESLSNSVSMSESLSNSVSMSESLSNSVSMSESLSNSVSMSKSLSNSVSMSESLSNSVSMSESLSNSVSMSESLSNSVSMSESLSNSVSMSESLSNSVSMSESLSNSVSMSESLSNSVSMSESLSNSVSMSESLSNSVSMSESLSNSVSMSESLSNSVSMSESLSNSVSMSESLSNSVSMSESLSNSVSMSESLSNSVSMSESLSNSVSMSESLSNSVSMSESLSNSVSMSESLSNSVSMSESLSNSVSMSESLSNSVSMSESLSNSVSMSESLSNSVSMSESLSNSVSMSESLSNSVSMSESLSNSVSMSESLSNSVSMSESLSNSVSMSESLSNSVSMSESLSNSVSMSESLSNSVSMSESLSNSVSMSESLSNSVSMSESLSNSVSMSESLSNSVSMSESLSNSVSMSESLSNSVSMSESLSNSVSMSESLSNSVSMSESLSNSVSMSESLSNSVSMSESLSNSVSMSESLSNSVSMSESLSNSVSMSESLSNSVSMSESLSNSVSMSESLSNSVSMSESLSNSVSMSESLSNSVSMSESLSNSVSMSESLSNSVSMSESLSNSVSMSESLSNSVSMSESLSNSVSMSESLSNSVSMSESLSNSVSMSESLSNSVSMSESLSNSVSMSESLSNSVSMSESLSNSVSMSESLSNSVSMSESLSNSVSMSESLSNSVSMSESLSNSVSMSESLSSSVSMSESLSNSVSMSESLSNSVSMSESLSNSVSMSESLSNSVSMSESLSNSVSMSESLSNSVSMSESLSNSVSMSESLSNSVSMSESLSNSVSMSESLSNSVSMSESLSNSVSMSESLSNSVSMSESLSNSVSMSESLSNSVSMSESLSNSVSMSESLSNSVSMSESLSNSVSMSESLSNSVSMSESLSNSVSMSESLSNSVSMSESLSNSVSMSESLSNSVSMSGSLSNSVSMSESLSNSVSMSESLSNSVSMSESLSNSVSMSESLSNSVSMSESLSNSVSMSESLSNSVSMSESLSNSVSMSKSLSNSVSMSESLSNSVSMSESLSNSVSMSESLSNSVSMSESLSNSVSMSESLSNSVSMSESLSNSVSMSESLSNSVSMSESLSNSVSMSESLSNLVSMSESLSNSVSMSESLSNSVSMSESLSNSVSMSESLSNSVSMSESLSNSTSMSESLSKSVSMSESMSESLSNSVSMSESLSNSVSMSESLSNSVSMSKSMSNSVSMSESLSNSVSMSESLSNSVSMSESLSNSVSMSESLSNSVSMSESLSNSVSMSESLSNSVSMSESLSNSVSMSESLSNSVSTSESLSNSVSMNKSQSRSTPNNSSTQSTSTDTLQPKHKNAESVDKAAKKDHRRGKLPQTGAESNSSFLGLMIAALGGLLGFRRKKRKDEDKD